The following are encoded together in the Pseudomonadota bacterium genome:
- a CDS encoding CoB--CoM heterodisulfide reductase iron-sulfur subunit A family protein, with protein MKTGVYLFQSGTGATNYESVANYARNFSDVELVEHVVGRPRLDPQALSEEIRRRQIGRIVLAGDSPGYFKPAFTRAMSLAGQDPHEVRLASFREHSGGGPSPTERAEAIVACACSGVPFSLAAVTEMLPVNHATLIIGAGVAGIQAALEIADAGKKVYLVERTGTIGGHMATFDKTFPTLDCAACILTPKMVSVGQHESIELMTLSEVQRITGEPGSYKVTILKRARRVDEKACVSCNVCADVCPVRVPSEFDCGIAERHAVYMPFPQAVPNVFLVDEASCNYVQSGGKKCGACAKKCPKSCINLDQKDETLEIEVGNIIIATGYDVLDPRKIERYGYGVLPNVLTALEFERMTNASGPTGGRIVTKTKQHNKRKKIDEWVLASDGAPPRSVAIIHCVGSRDSSYNEYCSRVCCMYSLKFAHLVKEKLEGVDCYEFYIDMRAFGKGYEEFAERIKAEGTFVVRGRSATVTERDGQMLIKGEDIVKDCVVEFPVDMVILAVGLVPSAGTRELAAMLRVPVESDGWFQELNYNGDPTETERGGVFVAGACHAPKDIPDTVAQASAVAAGVLKSISRGKTVSSRADVNLTSIEARAKSLRLQ; from the coding sequence ATGAAGACAGGTGTCTATCTCTTCCAGTCGGGAACGGGCGCCACGAACTACGAGTCGGTGGCCAACTATGCGCGGAACTTCTCCGACGTCGAGCTGGTCGAGCACGTCGTCGGGCGGCCGCGGCTGGATCCGCAGGCGCTCTCCGAGGAGATCCGGCGCCGCCAGATCGGCCGGATCGTTCTCGCGGGCGACTCTCCGGGCTACTTCAAGCCCGCCTTCACCCGGGCGATGTCGCTGGCGGGCCAGGATCCCCACGAGGTGCGGCTCGCCTCCTTCCGGGAGCACAGCGGCGGCGGACCCAGCCCGACGGAGCGGGCTGAGGCGATCGTGGCGTGCGCCTGCAGCGGCGTGCCGTTCAGCCTCGCGGCCGTCACCGAGATGCTGCCCGTGAACCACGCGACGCTGATCATCGGCGCGGGGGTGGCCGGCATCCAGGCCGCGCTCGAGATCGCCGACGCCGGGAAGAAGGTCTACCTCGTCGAGCGGACCGGGACGATCGGCGGGCACATGGCGACGTTCGACAAGACCTTCCCGACCCTCGACTGCGCGGCCTGCATCCTCACCCCCAAGATGGTCTCGGTGGGCCAGCACGAGTCGATCGAGCTCATGACCCTGTCCGAGGTGCAGCGGATCACCGGCGAACCGGGCTCGTACAAGGTGACGATCCTGAAGCGGGCGCGCCGGGTCGACGAGAAGGCGTGCGTCTCGTGCAACGTCTGCGCGGACGTGTGCCCGGTCAGGGTGCCGAGCGAGTTCGACTGCGGGATCGCCGAGCGACACGCCGTGTACATGCCGTTCCCGCAGGCGGTGCCCAACGTCTTCCTCGTGGACGAGGCGAGCTGCAACTACGTCCAGAGCGGCGGGAAGAAGTGCGGCGCCTGCGCGAAGAAGTGCCCCAAGAGCTGCATCAACCTCGATCAGAAGGACGAGACTCTGGAGATCGAAGTCGGCAACATCATCATCGCGACCGGCTACGACGTCCTCGATCCGCGGAAGATCGAGCGCTACGGCTACGGCGTCCTCCCCAACGTGCTCACGGCGCTCGAGTTCGAGCGGATGACCAACGCCTCGGGCCCGACCGGCGGCCGCATCGTGACGAAGACCAAGCAGCACAACAAGCGGAAGAAGATCGACGAGTGGGTGCTGGCGTCGGACGGAGCGCCGCCGCGGTCCGTCGCCATCATCCACTGCGTCGGCTCGCGCGACTCCAGCTACAACGAGTACTGTTCGCGGGTCTGCTGCATGTACTCCCTCAAGTTCGCGCACCTCGTGAAGGAGAAGCTCGAGGGCGTGGACTGCTACGAGTTCTACATCGACATGCGCGCGTTCGGGAAAGGCTACGAGGAGTTCGCCGAGCGCATCAAGGCCGAGGGGACCTTCGTCGTGCGCGGCCGATCGGCCACGGTCACCGAGAGGGACGGCCAGATGCTCATCAAGGGCGAGGACATCGTGAAGGACTGCGTCGTCGAGTTCCCCGTCGACATGGTCATCCTCGCCGTCGGCCTCGTGCCGTCGGCGGGGACGCGGGAGCTCGCGGCGATGCTGCGCGTCCCCGTGGAGAGCGACGGCTGGTTCCAGGAGCTCAACTACAACGGCGATCCCACGGAGACCGAGCGCGGCGGCGTCTTCGTCGCCGGGGCGTGCCACGCGCCCAAGGACATCCCCGACACCGTGGCCCAGGCATCGGCGGTCGCCGCGGGCGTGCTCAAGAGCATCTCGCGGGGCAAGACGGTGAGTAGTCGAGCGGACGTGAACCTGACGAGCATCGAGGCGCGCGCCAAGAGCCTGCGACTCCAATAG
- a CDS encoding 4Fe-4S dicluster domain-containing protein — translation MAIRVNPKLIDELERYGAEDVSKCYHCGNCSAVCPHSSDPFIFPRRSMRTLQMGLEEKLVGSLEPWLCYYCGQCSEQCPREAEPGETMMSLRRWLTSRYDFTGISKLFYRSWKAELFAILFLAIATAAGFFAWGSTHGDIAIYDGEGAFLQSEDVHLFDWGMAGLLVLLLGIGSLRMWWFTVLRRKDISVPFTSYFKAIFAVPYHFLTQPRYAQCGSRGPWAVHLVLMLSYVIMFVLIMFFLHEVQSGPEIDWKYHAFGYAASIGLIATVIYSLRSRIKKDRPQTRHSHESDWIFLFLLLYVATTGVLQHVLHRTGQEMAANIVYVVHMAGVVPMLVLEVPFSKWSHLAYRPLGMFFSILVADGLRAKARASSDVGAGSPQPARVA, via the coding sequence ATGGCAATCCGGGTCAATCCCAAGCTGATCGACGAGCTCGAGCGGTACGGCGCCGAGGACGTGAGCAAGTGCTACCACTGCGGCAACTGCTCCGCGGTGTGCCCACACTCGAGCGATCCGTTCATCTTCCCGCGCCGCAGCATGCGGACGCTGCAGATGGGGCTCGAGGAGAAGCTCGTCGGCTCCCTCGAGCCGTGGCTCTGCTACTACTGCGGGCAGTGCTCCGAGCAGTGCCCGCGCGAGGCCGAGCCGGGCGAGACGATGATGAGCCTCAGGCGCTGGCTCACGTCGCGCTACGACTTCACGGGGATCTCGAAGCTCTTCTACCGCTCGTGGAAGGCGGAGCTCTTCGCGATCCTGTTCCTGGCGATCGCGACCGCGGCCGGCTTCTTCGCCTGGGGCTCCACGCACGGGGACATCGCGATCTACGACGGCGAGGGGGCGTTCCTCCAGAGCGAGGACGTGCACCTGTTCGACTGGGGCATGGCCGGGCTGCTCGTGCTGCTCCTCGGGATCGGCAGCCTCCGCATGTGGTGGTTCACGGTGCTGCGCCGGAAGGACATCAGCGTCCCGTTCACCTCCTACTTCAAGGCGATCTTCGCGGTGCCGTACCACTTCCTGACGCAGCCCAGGTACGCCCAGTGCGGCAGCCGGGGGCCCTGGGCCGTGCACCTCGTGCTGATGCTCTCGTACGTGATCATGTTCGTCCTCATCATGTTCTTCCTGCACGAGGTCCAGTCCGGCCCCGAGATCGACTGGAAGTACCACGCGTTCGGCTACGCCGCGAGCATCGGGCTCATCGCGACCGTGATCTACTCGCTGCGCAGCCGGATCAAGAAGGACCGGCCGCAGACGCGCCACTCGCACGAGTCGGACTGGATCTTCCTGTTCCTCCTCCTCTACGTCGCGACGACCGGGGTCCTGCAGCACGTGCTCCACAGGACGGGCCAGGAGATGGCGGCGAACATCGTCTATGTCGTCCACATGGCCGGGGTCGTGCCGATGCTGGTCCTAGAGGTGCCGTTCAGCAAGTGGTCGCACCTCGCCTATCGGCCGTTGGGGATGTTCTTCTCGATACTGGTCGCGGACGGGCTGCGCGCAAAGGCGCGCGCGTCCTCGGATGTTGGAGCGGGAAGCCCGCAGCCGGCGCGGGTCGCCTAG
- a CDS encoding hybrid sensor histidine kinase/response regulator, producing MEGREAQRPIVLVVDDEEWMRDSCGLILRDEDVEVLTAADASTGLELVASRKPDVMLVDVRMPGMSGIDFFKRAKELEPDVVGIVITGYATVDVAVCAMKAGADDFLPKPFEPDQLRGVVRRGLAHRQLVRRAGILGPEVSAMRGVQTAVLAHQLKSPLASLRQCASVVLHGYTGALPEKAQGMIEVIAERADQMLCLLDDWITLVRLEEDTGVARSEPVDLDALLEALVERTSKGPEAAAVSLRFERSPNGAVVEGDAVALRELFANLVTNAIRYTQAGGEIRIATAAESSGVTVRVSDNGPGIPEDERERVFEPFFRGKAQRAVPGDGLGLPIARRIARAHGGDLTVDSTPGRGSEFRASFPAGGGRRKGTESK from the coding sequence ATGGAAGGGCGCGAGGCGCAAAGGCCGATCGTGCTCGTCGTCGATGACGAGGAGTGGATGCGCGACTCCTGCGGCCTGATCCTGCGCGACGAGGACGTGGAGGTGCTCACCGCGGCGGACGCGAGCACCGGGCTGGAGCTCGTCGCGTCCCGCAAGCCGGACGTCATGCTGGTGGACGTGCGCATGCCGGGCATGAGCGGCATCGACTTCTTCAAGCGCGCCAAGGAGCTCGAACCGGACGTGGTCGGCATCGTCATCACCGGCTACGCGACGGTCGACGTCGCGGTGTGCGCCATGAAGGCGGGCGCCGACGATTTCCTGCCGAAGCCGTTCGAGCCCGACCAGCTGCGCGGCGTGGTCCGGCGCGGGCTCGCGCACCGGCAGCTCGTGCGCCGGGCCGGGATCCTCGGACCGGAAGTTTCGGCCATGCGGGGCGTGCAGACGGCGGTGCTCGCGCACCAGCTCAAGTCGCCCCTCGCCTCCCTGCGGCAGTGCGCCTCGGTCGTGCTCCACGGGTACACGGGCGCGCTGCCCGAGAAGGCGCAGGGCATGATCGAGGTGATCGCGGAGCGCGCGGATCAGATGCTCTGCCTGCTCGACGACTGGATCACGCTGGTCCGGCTCGAGGAGGACACCGGCGTCGCGCGGAGCGAGCCGGTCGATCTCGACGCGCTCCTCGAGGCCCTCGTCGAGAGGACGTCGAAGGGTCCGGAGGCGGCGGCCGTCTCCCTCCGCTTCGAGCGCTCGCCGAACGGCGCGGTGGTGGAGGGCGACGCCGTGGCGCTCAGGGAGCTGTTCGCGAACCTTGTGACGAACGCGATTCGCTACACGCAGGCCGGGGGCGAGATCCGGATCGCGACCGCGGCCGAGAGCTCTGGAGTGACGGTCCGCGTCTCCGACAACGGGCCCGGGATCCCCGAGGACGAGCGGGAGCGGGTGTTCGAGCCGTTCTTCCGGGGAAAGGCGCAGCGGGCCGTGCCCGGCGACGGGCTCGGGCTGCCTATCGCGCGGCGCATCGCTCGGGCGCACGGGGGCGATCTGACGGTCGACAGCACGCCGGGGCGAGGATCGGAATTCCGGGCGTCGTTCCCGGCCGGGGGCGGGCGGAGGAAAGGAACGGAGTCGAAATGA